The proteins below come from a single Iocasia fonsfrigidae genomic window:
- a CDS encoding type II toxin-antitoxin system Phd/YefM family antitoxin produces the protein MDRIRPSADLRNRYSEISKICHETREPVYITVNGRGDTVILGLAEYEQIKSELKLLRMLAESEEDLSQGRVAPIKDTFDGIRQSLSLRK, from the coding sequence ATGGATAGGATTAGACCATCTGCTGATTTAAGGAATAGATATAGTGAGATATCAAAAATTTGTCATGAAACAAGAGAACCTGTATATATAACAGTAAATGGTAGAGGGGATACAGTAATTCTTGGCTTAGCAGAGTATGAACAAATAAAGTCGGAACTTAAATTACTAAGAATGCTGGCTGAATCTGAGGAAGATTTATCGCAGGGGCGTGTAGCACCTATAAAAGATACTTTTGATGGAATTCGCCAGTCTCTTTCCTTAAGGAAGTAA
- a CDS encoding DUF1657 domain-containing protein, which translates to MSVGKQLHQTLASLRGAKADMETYALSTEDKNAQKMYTDYDQQLENLINSFEGRVNYVEDLWITILNPLE; encoded by the coding sequence ATGAGTGTAGGCAAACAACTCCATCAAACATTAGCATCATTACGTGGTGCCAAAGCTGACATGGAAACTTATGCTCTTTCTACCGAAGATAAAAATGCTCAAAAAATGTATACTGATTATGACCAGCAGTTGGAAAATTTAATAAATAGTTTTGAGGGCAGAGTAAATTATGTAGAAGACCTCTGGATAACAATATTAAATCCCCTGGAATAA
- a CDS encoding helix-turn-helix domain-containing protein, producing MLDLIKKANKGDEDSLVKLLNIFDPLIKKCSFQLPYEEAKTDLIIFFIELIRDFKVKNFNHHGQAVNYISKAIHNKKTDLYRKYKETNREFIMNSYVLTTKASEKDTEIILKIILNSLVITDLQRNILKKNLLKVIQKKRLEKC from the coding sequence TTGTTGGATTTAATTAAAAAAGCAAATAAAGGTGATGAAGATTCATTGGTTAAACTACTGAATATATTTGACCCATTAATAAAAAAATGTAGTTTTCAATTACCCTATGAAGAAGCAAAAACTGATTTAATTATATTTTTTATTGAATTAATTAGAGACTTTAAAGTGAAAAATTTCAATCACCATGGACAAGCTGTAAATTACATATCTAAAGCAATCCATAACAAAAAAACAGACTTGTATAGAAAATATAAAGAAACAAACAGAGAATTTATTATGAATTCATATGTTTTAACTACTAAGGCTTCTGAAAAGGATACTGAAATAATTCTTAAAATAATACTAAATTCACTTGTAATAACTGATTTACAAAGAAATATTCTAAAAAAAAATTTATTGAAGGTTATTCAGAAAAAGAGATTGGAAAAATGCTAA
- a CDS encoding UvrD-helicase domain-containing protein — MKTIYSGPTGSGKTTQLLNKYKEIGSTQGTDGCLVLVKNAASKMDWRKKVDLETMGMLNVYTYFSFVQSEISAYWPWIEIKLPGGYTTIDPTFMNVETSHYLMSKYVEKNRQYKDIFDYISATSAQIAVQLIDNLNQAAMNNLSLEELEKRLLIWAADDQEKIVVLNEAIAIMKTFRKFCIDNRILDYSLMVDLYNQELLTNKEYLQQLRDRFQYLLVDNLEKTVPSAQKLILFLLKNCQESYLTYNPEEGINKFFGGNAELAQEVFFPLCEIKELEESYTSSKVARQLASSIYQTVFENKELSGNGFIKKEINSELRGDMLLDTVKEILILLEQGVDPDQIAIIAPLIDKVMEFTLERYLRAEGYSVINLTRSKRLVDIPFSQALMTLTLLANPAWSAQLTYSSLQQTLSLVLKLDPIRSATLTDEIFKNNLQLPDLDQLKFRSKIGFDNSAKYDYLQEWLREKQTQDLELEHFFQLVFAELLSPLTPSQEDILACRQMIDSVTKFKKVVKNFKDIPEEELGRHFIDMIYNGTLAAEVLYNYPEEEQKIVLSTPYKFLFSPDIDQVKYLFWLDISSENWFRSIAKELFNPYILSPQWKKKNNWDDQTDQQLRKEQLIANLQSILSKATDGLYLADSYLNSRGWEQEGQLYEWLQAGDQGVKSND; from the coding sequence ATGAAAACAATTTACTCTGGCCCAACCGGCTCTGGAAAAACAACACAATTATTAAATAAATACAAAGAAATAGGTAGTACACAGGGAACTGACGGATGTCTAGTCCTGGTCAAGAATGCTGCCAGTAAGATGGACTGGCGCAAAAAAGTTGATCTGGAGACCATGGGTATGTTAAATGTCTATACCTATTTTAGTTTTGTACAAAGTGAGATCTCTGCTTACTGGCCCTGGATTGAGATAAAACTGCCTGGTGGTTATACCACCATAGATCCTACCTTTATGAATGTAGAGACTTCACATTATTTAATGAGTAAATATGTAGAGAAGAATAGACAGTATAAGGATATTTTTGATTATATCAGTGCGACTTCGGCTCAGATAGCAGTGCAGTTAATAGATAACCTCAACCAGGCTGCTATGAACAACCTTTCTCTGGAAGAATTAGAGAAGAGACTATTAATCTGGGCTGCAGATGATCAGGAAAAAATCGTAGTACTCAATGAAGCTATTGCCATTATGAAGACCTTCCGTAAGTTCTGTATCGATAACCGGATTCTCGATTATTCCTTAATGGTAGATCTATATAATCAAGAACTGTTGACCAATAAGGAATACCTGCAACAGTTAAGAGATAGATTCCAATATCTCCTGGTCGATAACCTGGAAAAAACTGTACCTTCAGCCCAGAAGTTGATTTTGTTTTTATTAAAAAATTGTCAAGAAAGCTATTTAACATATAATCCCGAAGAAGGGATTAATAAATTCTTCGGTGGTAATGCAGAACTGGCCCAAGAAGTCTTCTTCCCCTTATGTGAAATAAAAGAATTAGAGGAATCATATACTTCTTCTAAGGTGGCCCGTCAACTGGCCAGCTCTATCTATCAGACCGTCTTTGAAAATAAAGAACTATCAGGTAATGGTTTCATTAAAAAAGAGATTAACAGTGAATTAAGGGGAGATATGTTGTTGGACACGGTTAAGGAAATATTAATACTACTGGAGCAGGGGGTAGACCCTGACCAGATAGCTATCATTGCTCCATTGATTGATAAGGTTATGGAATTCACCCTGGAACGCTATCTAAGAGCAGAGGGGTATTCTGTTATTAACCTAACCAGATCAAAACGTCTGGTAGATATCCCCTTTTCCCAGGCCTTAATGACTTTAACTTTACTGGCTAATCCCGCATGGAGTGCCCAGCTGACCTATTCTTCACTGCAGCAGACCTTGAGTCTGGTCCTAAAATTAGATCCGATTAGAAGTGCTACCTTAACCGATGAAATATTTAAAAATAATCTGCAGTTACCTGATCTGGACCAGCTCAAGTTCAGATCAAAGATAGGATTTGATAATTCAGCTAAATATGATTACTTACAGGAATGGCTCAGAGAAAAACAAACACAGGATCTGGAACTGGAACACTTTTTTCAACTGGTCTTTGCTGAACTACTATCACCCCTGACACCATCCCAGGAAGATATCCTGGCCTGTCGGCAGATGATCGATTCGGTTACTAAATTTAAGAAGGTAGTTAAAAATTTCAAGGATATTCCTGAAGAGGAGCTGGGCAGACACTTTATCGATATGATCTATAATGGTACCCTGGCAGCTGAGGTTTTATATAACTACCCTGAAGAGGAGCAGAAGATAGTCCTTTCAACCCCCTATAAATTTCTTTTCTCCCCTGATATAGACCAGGTAAAATATCTTTTCTGGCTGGATATTTCCAGTGAGAACTGGTTTAGAAGTATTGCTAAAGAACTATTTAATCCCTATATCCTCTCACCCCAGTGGAAGAAAAAGAATAACTGGGATGATCAAACAGACCAACAACTGCGCAAAGAACAGTTAATAGCCAATCTGCAGAGTATCCTGAGTAAGGCCACAGATGGTCTTTATCTGGCTGATAGTTATCTCAACAGCAGGGGCTGGGAACAGGAAGGACAGCTATATGAATGGCTACAGGCAGGAGATCAGGGAGTGAAGTCAAATGATTAA
- a CDS encoding type II toxin-antitoxin system RelE/ParE family toxin, which produces MKYEIIRTDKANDQLYDIINYIADDSGSVDIALDYLSKIEEAVMKLEDYPYRGSYPRYSILKRQGYRVLIIERHLIFYKVLEPEKIVVIHAIVDARQEYMNLI; this is translated from the coding sequence ATGAAATATGAAATTATACGGACAGATAAAGCAAATGATCAACTATACGATATTATTAATTATATTGCAGATGATTCTGGTAGTGTAGATATTGCATTGGATTATTTAAGCAAGATAGAAGAAGCTGTAATGAAACTAGAAGATTATCCATATCGAGGAAGTTATCCCAGGTATAGTATTTTGAAACGACAGGGATATCGTGTGTTGATTATTGAAAGACATTTGATTTTTTATAAGGTATTAGAGCCTGAGAAAATAGTAGTTATACATGCAATTGTTGATGCAAGGCAGGAATATATGAATCTTATTTAA
- a CDS encoding response regulator transcription factor — translation MKDIRILFADDESEIRELLVKYLSREGYRVDTVPDGERAVELFKKREYNLVILDIMLPGIDGIEVCKLIRDRANIPIIMLTAKDSEVDRVVGLRIGADDYITKPFSMEELIARIKAQLRRFYVLGGEGSRDNSQTNGPLEFAPLSIDLARYLVYKDGEEIKLTSTEFKILKLLIAAPGKVYTKKQIFNKVWGDDYLEADNNVMVHIRRLRKKIEEDPQNPSFIKTVWGIGYYFTEGE, via the coding sequence GAAATAAGGGAACTACTTGTAAAATATTTAAGTAGAGAAGGTTATCGGGTTGATACAGTTCCTGATGGAGAGAGGGCTGTGGAGTTATTTAAAAAAAGAGAGTATAATCTGGTAATACTGGATATCATGCTGCCAGGTATTGATGGTATTGAAGTCTGTAAATTGATCAGAGATAGGGCAAATATCCCTATTATTATGCTTACTGCTAAGGATAGTGAGGTTGATAGGGTTGTCGGTCTGAGGATTGGAGCTGATGATTATATTACAAAGCCTTTTTCAATGGAGGAACTTATTGCCAGGATTAAGGCTCAATTACGGAGGTTTTATGTATTGGGAGGAGAGGGCAGTAGAGATAACAGTCAAACAAATGGTCCCCTGGAATTTGCCCCTTTATCTATTGATCTGGCTAGATATCTGGTATATAAAGATGGAGAGGAAATCAAATTAACATCTACTGAATTTAAGATTTTAAAATTACTAATAGCTGCTCCAGGAAAGGTGTATACAAAGAAACAGATATTCAACAAGGTCTGGGGTGATGATTATCTTGAAGCTGATAATAATGTAATGGTACATATTAGAAGATTAAGAAAGAAAATAGAGGAAGATCCTCAAAATCCTAGCTTTATAAAAACTGTCTGGGGAATTGGTTATTATTTTACAGAAGGTGAGTAA
- a CDS encoding MBL fold metallo-hydrolase, producing MKATWFTVEEVDNKTFAISEYNHWEKVHSYLILGNKIACLIDTGLGIGNIKQITDSLTDLPVKVITTHVHWDHIGGHSLFDNISVHENDVEWMRNGIPVPIDNIKINLVKGVRKELLPENFNINDYDIFKGEPRHILNDGEKINLGNRELLVLHTPGHSPGHICLYEKERGYLYTGDLLYKGTLYAFYPSTNPNDYYKSIIKISKLDYVDKILPGHNDIVVNKKLIIEIRQAFEELKEKDLLKHGSGLHEYSSFKIKL from the coding sequence TTGAAAGCAACCTGGTTTACTGTTGAAGAAGTTGATAATAAAACATTTGCAATAAGTGAATATAATCATTGGGAAAAAGTACATTCATATCTAATCTTAGGAAATAAAATCGCATGTTTAATTGATACAGGTTTGGGTATAGGTAATATAAAACAAATTACAGATAGTCTAACTGATTTACCTGTAAAAGTTATTACTACTCATGTGCATTGGGATCATATTGGAGGTCATAGTTTATTTGATAATATTAGTGTTCATGAAAATGATGTTGAATGGATGAGGAATGGTATTCCAGTTCCGATTGATAATATCAAAATAAATTTAGTAAAAGGAGTTAGAAAAGAATTATTGCCTGAAAACTTTAATATAAATGATTATGATATATTTAAAGGAGAACCTAGGCATATACTAAATGATGGCGAAAAAATAAATTTAGGGAATAGGGAATTATTAGTATTACATACACCAGGACACTCGCCTGGTCATATATGTTTATATGAAAAAGAACGTGGTTATTTATATACTGGAGATTTGCTTTATAAAGGGACATTATATGCTTTTTACCCAAGTACTAACCCAAATGATTATTATAAATCTATAATAAAGATCAGCAAATTAGATTATGTAGATAAGATATTACCTGGTCATAATGATATTGTTGTTAATAAAAAACTCATAATAGAAATAAGACAAGCTTTCGAAGAATTAAAAGAAAAAGACTTGCTGAAACATGGTAGTGGATTGCATGAATATAGTTCTTTTAAAATTAAGCTATAA
- a CDS encoding manganese efflux pump MntP: protein MLVDKIFLFGLALSLDAFGVAMGVGCGKKLNLQEGASIVFSFGLFQCLFVFLGGIFGNFINSNLFEISGVFSGIVILILGFLLIKEGYKNEEECTYYSLNFWKYIVLGISVSIDALGVGFSILYKYPIYILFINSLIVGAVTLVLTFISLKTVKYIRNFSLVEKYSAYIGGVILVFFGIRMIMWVF from the coding sequence ATGTTAGTAGATAAGATTTTTCTTTTTGGATTGGCTTTATCACTTGATGCCTTTGGGGTAGCAATGGGGGTAGGTTGCGGAAAAAAGCTAAATTTACAGGAAGGGGCTTCAATTGTGTTTTCCTTTGGACTTTTTCAGTGCCTTTTTGTTTTCCTGGGAGGAATATTTGGTAATTTTATTAATAGTAATTTATTTGAAATTTCCGGGGTGTTTAGTGGGATAGTTATATTGATTTTAGGTTTTTTACTGATAAAAGAAGGTTATAAGAATGAAGAGGAATGTACTTACTATAGTTTGAACTTCTGGAAATATATAGTATTAGGTATTAGTGTTAGTATTGATGCACTGGGTGTTGGCTTTTCAATTTTATATAAATATCCTATTTATATACTGTTTATCAATTCACTAATTGTAGGTGCTGTAACATTGGTATTAACCTTTATTTCGTTAAAAACAGTTAAATACATTAGAAATTTTAGCCTGGTTGAGAAGTATTCAGCTTATATAGGAGGGGTAATTTTAGTGTTTTTTGGTATAAGAATGATTATGTGGGTTTTTTAA
- a CDS encoding ATP-dependent helicase, with translation MIKLRSGQIEVADFRQGYMAVPAVPGAGKTTVLAYLAANLIEEGWTGKGKILIVTYMNSAVSNFRAKIGDYLAERGLSRNRGYEVRTLHSLALNILKEKPEFLLINDQFNIIEPALRGRLIKQLIEEWIRDNSRTFLKYFDYDPNSRGYQMAVKRWKEDHFPALIKAMIGQFKLHGLNRDQVSELRRNYRQNTYLDWAFSIYINYDRIMHQQGLLDFDDLAMQALHLLEKDQQLLARMQEKYSYVFEDEAQDSNLLLGKILSLLAGKKGNLVRVGDSNQAIMGTFTNADPQIFRNFTARKDVAKRSILYSSRSSQEIIKLANYLVKWTVNDHPQQECREALEEKYIYPVAADDPYPNPQTDGYTIVSKVFNTSRDEMKNVTRLAARHVQENPEKTVAILVPANYIMEGIIEELEEQGVKYESLNEPLQEKLKTIEDFKRVLYYLAEPNRQKVLIEILKEVLLIDYLEEGKDLDFLDQLFEKYTVEEIVYPIGGSVRFQEYARGIVSGEMLAELVKALNQLRLWIDASVELPPDELVLLIAEQLRLKEEELAVAQNIALQIKAELESNPHWKLHEIADELPRLEDSFRQFARKIYERKGYEPQAGVITITTFHKSKGLEWDTVYITYLTNDNFPSSVEDKFRSEYYYLEDDYSNPVANAKASLENLIYDRKTVDPQQEANIEFIKERLRLLYVAITRAKKNLLLTAHREIIYDNGDSKQVKPARPFLVLSNFIDKEREDYAQH, from the coding sequence ATGATTAAACTACGGTCGGGACAGATTGAAGTTGCTGACTTTCGTCAGGGTTATATGGCTGTACCGGCTGTACCTGGTGCCGGTAAGACTACAGTTTTAGCCTATCTGGCTGCTAATCTGATCGAAGAAGGATGGACGGGGAAGGGTAAGATATTAATTGTAACCTATATGAATTCAGCGGTCTCCAATTTCAGAGCAAAAATAGGTGATTACCTGGCAGAACGGGGTTTATCCAGAAATAGGGGGTATGAAGTCCGGACTTTACATTCACTGGCCCTGAATATCTTAAAAGAAAAACCGGAATTTTTATTGATCAATGATCAATTTAATATCATCGAGCCTGCCCTGAGAGGTAGATTAATTAAGCAATTAATTGAAGAGTGGATCAGGGATAATAGCAGAACATTTTTGAAGTATTTTGATTATGATCCTAATAGCCGGGGTTATCAAATGGCAGTTAAACGCTGGAAAGAAGATCATTTCCCCGCCTTAATTAAAGCTATGATCGGCCAGTTTAAACTACACGGGCTAAACCGCGACCAAGTTAGTGAACTTAGAAGAAATTATCGGCAGAATACTTATCTGGACTGGGCTTTTTCCATTTATATAAATTATGACCGGATTATGCACCAGCAGGGTTTACTGGATTTTGATGACCTGGCTATGCAGGCCCTGCATCTCTTAGAAAAGGATCAGCAATTACTGGCCAGGATGCAGGAGAAATATAGCTATGTTTTTGAAGATGAGGCCCAGGATTCCAATCTACTATTAGGGAAAATACTCTCCTTACTGGCCGGAAAAAAAGGGAATCTGGTCAGGGTGGGTGATTCTAACCAGGCTATCATGGGTACCTTTACTAACGCAGATCCCCAGATATTCCGGAATTTTACTGCCAGAAAAGATGTTGCTAAACGGTCGATCCTTTATTCCAGTAGAAGTAGTCAGGAGATCATCAAACTGGCCAATTATTTAGTCAAATGGACAGTAAATGACCACCCCCAGCAGGAATGTAGAGAGGCCCTGGAAGAAAAATATATCTATCCGGTAGCAGCTGATGACCCCTATCCCAATCCGCAGACAGATGGTTATACTATTGTCAGCAAAGTTTTTAACACTTCCCGGGATGAAATGAAGAATGTCACCCGTTTAGCTGCCCGTCATGTTCAAGAAAATCCTGAGAAGACAGTAGCTATTCTGGTACCGGCCAATTATATTATGGAGGGAATTATCGAGGAGCTGGAAGAACAGGGTGTTAAATATGAGAGTTTAAATGAACCGCTGCAGGAAAAATTGAAGACTATCGAGGATTTTAAAAGGGTACTTTACTATCTGGCTGAACCCAATCGGCAGAAAGTCTTAATTGAGATCCTAAAAGAGGTCTTATTAATAGATTATCTGGAAGAGGGAAAGGACCTGGATTTTCTTGACCAGCTCTTTGAAAAATATACCGTTGAAGAAATCGTCTATCCAATAGGGGGTTCTGTGCGTTTCCAGGAATATGCCCGGGGGATTGTCTCGGGAGAGATGCTGGCTGAACTGGTAAAAGCTCTAAACCAGCTCAGGTTATGGATTGATGCCAGTGTGGAATTACCTCCTGATGAACTTGTTTTACTAATAGCTGAACAGCTGAGATTAAAGGAAGAGGAACTGGCTGTAGCCCAGAATATAGCTCTGCAAATCAAGGCCGAGTTGGAGAGTAATCCCCATTGGAAACTCCACGAAATTGCCGATGAACTACCCCGGCTGGAAGATTCCTTTCGTCAGTTTGCCAGAAAGATTTATGAACGAAAGGGCTATGAACCCCAAGCTGGTGTTATAACTATCACTACTTTTCATAAATCGAAAGGACTGGAGTGGGATACAGTCTATATTACTTATCTGACCAATGATAATTTCCCCTCATCTGTTGAGGATAAATTTCGTTCTGAATATTATTATTTAGAAGATGATTATAGTAATCCGGTGGCAAATGCTAAGGCCAGTCTGGAAAATCTAATTTATGATCGAAAGACAGTTGACCCACAGCAGGAAGCGAATATAGAGTTTATCAAGGAACGACTGCGTTTGTTATATGTTGCTATCACCAGGGCTAAAAAGAATCTGCTCTTAACTGCTCACCGCGAGATTATCTATGACAATGGGGACAGTAAACAGGTCAAACCAGCTAGACCATTTTTAGTACTAAGTAATTTCATTGATAAGGAGAGGGAAGACTATGCTCAGCACTAA
- a CDS encoding PD-(D/E)XK nuclease family protein — protein MLSTNLKQLYFSQSALAIYEKCPLKFRRRYRDGLFWPQDWGGDLEQREVIETGKLFHRLAQRYYARGEELTAELLTVDLKDWFKRLREFRSYNQRDDFYPEQELRINRDGIKLVAKFDLLYLDKTANRFIIYDWKTNKRPFSEEDKFNNNLQSIVYLYVLTKAGNQYFPGSNLQPADISLLYWNPRFPKNIKTVDYNRRKFAEDEEFLTKKITEIKNLNYADFKAINDEKICKHCEYRPICFGKKPELIVLEEDDLDLELDWEIIEEIQF, from the coding sequence ATGCTCAGCACTAATTTAAAGCAATTATATTTCAGTCAATCAGCCCTGGCTATCTATGAAAAATGCCCTTTGAAATTTCGCCGCCGCTATCGGGATGGATTATTCTGGCCTCAGGACTGGGGTGGAGATCTTGAACAGCGGGAAGTAATCGAAACAGGTAAACTATTTCACCGCCTGGCCCAGCGTTACTATGCCCGGGGTGAAGAATTGACAGCAGAATTGCTGACAGTTGACTTGAAAGACTGGTTTAAACGGCTGCGGGAATTCCGTTCTTATAATCAAAGGGATGATTTTTATCCTGAACAGGAGCTTCGTATTAACCGGGATGGTATCAAGTTGGTAGCAAAATTTGATTTATTATACCTGGATAAGACTGCCAACCGTTTTATTATCTATGACTGGAAAACAAATAAAAGACCATTTAGTGAAGAAGATAAATTCAATAATAATCTGCAGAGTATTGTCTACCTCTATGTGCTTACTAAAGCCGGTAATCAGTATTTTCCTGGTAGTAATTTACAGCCTGCTGACATTAGTCTGCTTTACTGGAATCCGCGTTTTCCTAAGAATATAAAAACTGTTGACTATAACCGGCGAAAATTTGCAGAGGATGAAGAATTTTTAACTAAGAAAATAACTGAGATCAAGAATTTAAACTATGCTGATTTTAAGGCAATTAATGATGAAAAGATCTGTAAACATTGTGAATACCGGCCGATCTGCTTTGGCAAAAAACCGGAATTAATAGTACTGGAAGAAGATGACCTGGATTTGGAGCTGGACTGGGAGATTATTGAAGAAATACAGTTTTAG
- a CDS encoding sensor histidine kinase: MFKFELGLIIFLLILNITLVFLIEISLFGLIIIILLCFVTIILLYRIIKRKNLYQLILNHLKDISTGNLNRRIHIGDTDIYSELLLVLNQITERLQEEIIKSKEADGIRKRLLSNISHDIRTPLTSILGYLEALRDDLALDKEEREKYLNILLIKAVNLKEMIDEIFQMARLDADDFELDFQLFDLTEIIRECLIDFLPGIKQKGLDMKIDIPEEECIIYADRLSVERIIDNILKNSIEYGKDGGFIGIELSHTKKGFILSIWDKGPGIEKKEIPYVFERLYMGNKSRNKSLVGSGSGLGLAIAKKLLEEHGGKITLESIPWEKTVFQLYFPGN, from the coding sequence GTGTTTAAATTTGAATTAGGTCTAATTATTTTTTTATTAATCTTGAATATAACACTGGTTTTTTTAATAGAAATAAGCTTATTTGGACTTATCATTATTATATTATTATGTTTTGTAACTATTATTTTGTTATATCGGATTATTAAAAGAAAAAATCTATATCAGTTAATACTAAATCATCTTAAAGATATTTCCACCGGGAACCTTAACCGACGTATACATATAGGTGATACTGATATTTATTCAGAATTACTTCTGGTTTTAAATCAAATAACTGAGAGATTACAGGAAGAAATTATTAAAAGTAAAGAGGCTGATGGGATACGCAAAAGACTTCTATCAAATATTTCACATGATATCAGGACTCCACTGACATCGATTCTGGGGTATCTTGAGGCTTTAAGAGATGATTTAGCTTTAGATAAGGAAGAAAGAGAAAAATATCTTAATATTCTTCTGATTAAAGCCGTAAATCTAAAAGAAATGATAGATGAAATATTTCAAATGGCTCGACTTGATGCTGATGACTTTGAATTAGATTTTCAATTATTTGATCTGACTGAGATTATTCGAGAATGCTTAATAGATTTTCTGCCTGGAATAAAACAGAAAGGTCTTGATATGAAAATAGATATACCTGAAGAAGAGTGTATAATCTATGCTGATCGATTAAGTGTTGAAAGAATAATTGATAATATCTTAAAAAATAGTATTGAGTATGGTAAAGATGGAGGTTTTATAGGTATTGAATTGTCTCACACTAAAAAAGGTTTTATTTTATCTATCTGGGATAAGGGGCCAGGTATCGAAAAAAAGGAAATTCCCTATGTTTTTGAACGCCTTTATATGGGTAATAAAAGTAGGAATAAATCCCTGGTAGGTAGTGGTAGCGGACTGGGACTGGCAATAGCAAAAAAATTGCTGGAAGAGCATGGAGGTAAGATTACTCTGGAGAGTATTCCCTGGGAAAAAACGGTTTTTCAATTATACTTTCCAGGAAATTGA